From Campylobacter upsaliensis, the proteins below share one genomic window:
- a CDS encoding sigma-54-dependent transcriptional regulator codes for MNLVIVEDDINMRKSLEIALGEYEEFKIKSYKSATEALKKLSDDTDLIITDINMPGLDGLEFVKACENKYDFIIITGNATLNRAIEAVRLGVKDFLTKPFDVNTLVQAIKRAKIIREKTSDKKGVKKDHLTQNDFFATSAKLEATLKLSEKAAKTDAAVMFFGESGVGKELFSRHIHKNSKRASKPFVAINMAAIPTNLIESELFGFEKGAFTDANATKIGLFEMANEGTLFLDEIGEMPYEIQAKLLRALQEKEITRLGSTKAIKIDVRIISATNANLEQKIKNGEFRADLYYRLNTLPIQIPPLRERREEILDIAKKVLENTCKEYELESKELGKEAQNALLDYEFPGNIRELISIVQRACILSEQDVISKEDLFLEARSTKKELKNLEKELLEEGLKNMNYDVEKTAEFLGMELKILKEKMKKYHIKG; via the coding sequence ATGAATTTGGTTATAGTTGAAGATGATATTAATATGCGAAAATCTTTAGAAATCGCTCTAGGCGAATATGAGGAATTTAAAATCAAGTCTTATAAATCTGCCACTGAAGCTTTAAAAAAACTTAGCGATGATACGGATTTAATTATTACAGATATTAATATGCCCGGACTTGACGGACTTGAATTTGTAAAAGCCTGTGAGAATAAGTATGATTTTATCATCATCACGGGCAATGCCACGCTTAACCGTGCCATTGAAGCAGTGCGTTTAGGTGTAAAAGACTTTTTAACCAAGCCTTTTGATGTGAATACCTTAGTTCAGGCGATTAAAAGAGCGAAAATCATACGCGAAAAAACAAGCGATAAAAAGGGCGTTAAAAAGGATCATTTAACACAAAATGACTTTTTTGCAACTTCAGCCAAATTAGAAGCGACTTTAAAATTGAGCGAAAAGGCGGCAAAAACAGATGCTGCGGTGATGTTTTTTGGTGAAAGTGGGGTGGGAAAGGAGCTTTTTTCAAGGCATATCCACAAAAATAGCAAAAGAGCCTCAAAACCTTTCGTGGCTATCAATATGGCGGCAATTCCTACAAACCTAATAGAAAGTGAGCTTTTTGGCTTTGAAAAAGGAGCTTTTACAGATGCAAATGCGACAAAAATAGGACTTTTTGAAATGGCAAATGAGGGCACACTTTTCTTAGATGAAATTGGCGAAATGCCCTATGAAATTCAAGCAAAATTATTAAGAGCCTTGCAGGAGAAAGAAATCACGCGTCTTGGAAGCACAAAAGCCATCAAAATCGATGTAAGAATCATCAGTGCGACAAATGCAAATTTAGAGCAAAAGATTAAAAATGGAGAATTTAGAGCCGATCTTTACTACCGCTTAAATACTCTACCTATACAAATTCCTCCTTTAAGGGAGCGTAGGGAAGAAATTTTAGACATTGCTAAAAAAGTTTTAGAGAACACTTGCAAAGAATATGAACTTGAGAGTAAAGAGCTAGGCAAAGAAGCACAAAATGCCCTGCTAGATTATGAATTCCCGGGCAATATAAGAGAGCTTATCTCCATAGTGCAAAGAGCTTGCATTTTAAGTGAGCAAGATGTAATTTCTAAAGAAGATTTATTTTTAGAAGCAAGAAGCACAAAAAAAGAGCTAAAAAATTTAGAAAAAGAGCTTTTAGAAGAAGGTCTTAAAAATATGAACTATGATGTAGAGAAAACGGCGGAATTTTTAGGTATGGAACTTAAAATTTTAAAAGAAAAAATGAAAAAATATCACATCAAAGGATAA
- a CDS encoding aspartate-semialdehyde dehydrogenase: MKKQKIAIVGATGAVGEELLNVLDELDFPVESILPLASAKSAGSEVEFRGKFYKVKELTEEVFKQNPVDIAFFSAGGSISAKYAKFAVEAGAVVIDNTSHFRMNQDVPLVVPECNAEDIKLWEKTGIIANPNCSTIQMVHILKPLDEVFKLKRVDVATYQAASGAGKEGMAELVEGLQSFFAFKLDEFKANTFPYTLALNLIPQIDEFSDNGYTKEELKMVNETQKILHKNLEISATCVRVGVLRSHSEALSLHFEKEVDVKKAREILKKAPSVVVIDDVANKKYPMPLFTSDTNETYVGRIRKDISRDNVLHLWCVADQIRVGAATNAVRIAQKWLELRGK, encoded by the coding sequence ATGAAAAAACAAAAAATAGCCATAGTGGGAGCGACAGGAGCTGTTGGTGAGGAGCTTTTAAATGTCTTAGATGAGCTTGATTTTCCTGTTGAAAGCATTTTGCCTTTAGCAAGTGCGAAGAGTGCAGGAAGCGAAGTGGAATTTAGGGGGAAATTTTATAAGGTCAAGGAGCTAACTGAAGAGGTTTTTAAGCAAAATCCTGTCGATATAGCCTTTTTTAGCGCGGGAGGAAGTATCTCTGCAAAATATGCTAAATTTGCTGTGGAGGCTGGTGCTGTCGTGATTGATAATACAAGTCATTTTAGAATGAATCAAGATGTGCCTTTAGTTGTCCCTGAGTGTAATGCTGAAGATATAAAGCTTTGGGAAAAAACAGGTATCATTGCAAATCCTAATTGCTCAACCATACAAATGGTGCATATTTTAAAGCCTTTAGATGAAGTTTTTAAGCTTAAAAGAGTCGATGTGGCGACTTATCAGGCGGCAAGTGGGGCTGGCAAAGAGGGTATGGCGGAGCTTGTGGAAGGACTTCAAAGCTTTTTTGCCTTTAAGCTTGATGAATTTAAGGCTAATACCTTTCCTTACACTTTAGCGCTTAATTTAATCCCGCAAATCGATGAATTTAGCGATAATGGCTACACAAAAGAAGAGCTTAAAATGGTCAATGAAACGCAAAAAATTTTACACAAAAACCTAGAAATTTCGGCTACTTGTGTGCGTGTGGGAGTGCTTAGAAGTCATAGTGAGGCTTTGAGTTTGCATTTTGAAAAAGAAGTTGATGTGAAAAAGGCTAGAGAAATTCTTAAAAAAGCTCCAAGTGTCGTAGTTATTGATGATGTGGCTAATAAAAAATATCCTATGCCACTTTTTACTAGTGATACAAATGAAACCTATGTGGGGAGAATTCGTAAAGATATTAGTCGTGATAATGTTTTACACTTATGGTGTGTGGCGGATCAAATTCGCGTAGGAGCAGCGACAAATGCTGTAAGAATCGCACAAAAATGGCTTGAGTTAAGGGGAAAATGA
- a CDS encoding YqhA family protein — translation MLEKMFEGLLVKSRFVTILPVIFGLVGAFVLFFIASYDVLKVIFFTYQYFFTSGVEIDLHEDVVGLIIGAVDLYLMALVLFIFSFGVYELFISEIEEFKQTKQSKVLEVHSLDQLKDKLAKVIIMVLVVNFFQRVLQMKFATPVDMAYLAGSILALCVGLYFLHKGGH, via the coding sequence ATGTTGGAAAAGATGTTTGAAGGCTTGTTGGTAAAAAGTCGCTTTGTTACAATTTTACCTGTTATTTTTGGACTTGTGGGAGCTTTTGTTCTATTTTTTATCGCAAGTTATGATGTTTTGAAAGTGATTTTTTTCACTTATCAATATTTCTTTACTTCTGGTGTTGAGATTGATTTACACGAAGATGTTGTAGGGCTGATTATCGGGGCTGTGGATTTATATTTGATGGCTTTGGTTTTATTTATTTTTTCTTTTGGAGTATATGAGCTTTTTATCAGCGAGATAGAGGAATTTAAGCAAACTAAGCAAAGTAAAGTCTTGGAGGTGCATAGCTTAGACCAGCTTAAGGACAAGCTTGCAAAAGTGATTATTATGGTTTTGGTGGTGAATTTTTTTCAGCGTGTTTTACAGATGAAATTTGCGACTCCTGTAGATATGGCTTATTTGGCTGGGTCCATTTTGGCACTTTGTGTAGGACTTTATTTTTTACATAAGGGTGGGCATTGA
- a CDS encoding mini-MOMP protein produces the protein MRKFAIICVFLSSNILVSSAAPLDEVFKDMEVSGTVRYRYESSSAKLKSKNSKSSTKTRTDITIQ, from the coding sequence ATGAGGAAATTTGCTATTATTTGTGTATTTTTAAGCTCAAATATTTTAGTTTCTAGTGCAGCTCCTCTTGATGAAGTCTTTAAAGATATGGAAGTTTCAGGCACGGTGCGTTATAGATATGAAAGCTCAAGCGCAAAGCTAAAGAGTAAAAATTCAAAGTCTAGCACCAAAACACGCACAGATATTACGATCCAATAA
- a CDS encoding c-type cytochrome, translated as MVKFVFLVSIFIVGLFGVNLKSFFTYTFDAGKTYDMQKAKDLYFQKKCQTCHGDAGERKISGKALKDMKPEDIKSSLINFTLEGGNSVNMAVHSRNLSHAEIDEIIAYIKGEDFAVELQVKDLLEEEPPQKTKHGIFIK; from the coding sequence ATGGTGAAATTTGTATTTTTAGTTTCTATTTTTATTGTCGGTCTTTTTGGGGTTAATTTAAAATCTTTTTTTACCTATACCTTTGATGCGGGTAAAACTTATGATATGCAAAAAGCTAAAGATTTATATTTTCAAAAGAAATGTCAAACTTGCCACGGTGATGCTGGTGAAAGAAAAATTTCAGGGAAGGCTTTAAAAGATATGAAGCCAGAGGATATTAAATCTTCTTTAATTAACTTCACCTTAGAGGGAGGAAATTCTGTCAATATGGCTGTGCATTCTAGAAATCTAAGCCATGCTGAAATTGATGAAATTATTGCTTATATCAAAGGCGAAGATTTTGCGGTGGAGTTGCAAGTGAAAGATTTACTCGAGGAAGAGCCGCCTCAAAAAACTAAGCACGGAATTTTTATTAAGTAA
- a CDS encoding ABC transporter substrate-binding protein, with amino-acid sequence MKKSIVALTSLALTSFLYAKDVNVGVVLPLTGTIAAYGQDVFAGVELANKLNPTLSNGDKVNLIVIDNKGDKLETSSGVNRLISQNGVLGIIGAATTPNTIQAISIAEDKKVPLIAPVASADRLLDRKKYASRVCFKDSFQGDKFANYVAKDLKLSNAVLIVDQGNVYSLGLAKAFEKSFAANGGKVLKKLMINSGDKDFRAVISQVKALNADFVYMPIYHPEAALIARQARQMGFDKLLAAGDGVNNQAFIELGGNAVEGVIFTDSFDSNNPSTKLGKDFIVSYEKAKGVKELPAFSAMGADAYYVMLNAMNACVNNLNAECVNDKIHQTTNFEGVGGLITIDASGNTTRSVVIKEIKNQKQVYKTVINP; translated from the coding sequence ATGAAAAAAAGTATTGTAGCTTTGACGAGTTTAGCTCTAACGAGCTTTTTGTATGCAAAAGATGTTAATGTTGGGGTTGTTTTACCTTTAACAGGCACAATTGCAGCTTATGGTCAGGATGTTTTTGCTGGAGTAGAATTGGCAAATAAATTAAATCCAACTCTTTCAAATGGCGATAAAGTAAATCTTATTGTGATTGATAATAAGGGCGATAAGCTAGAAACTTCAAGTGGGGTTAATCGTCTCATTTCTCAAAATGGTGTTTTGGGGATTATAGGAGCGGCTACAACGCCTAATACAATTCAAGCTATCTCCATAGCAGAAGATAAAAAAGTCCCACTTATTGCACCTGTAGCGTCTGCAGATAGACTTTTAGATAGGAAAAAATATGCTAGTAGGGTTTGCTTTAAAGATAGTTTTCAAGGCGATAAATTTGCCAATTATGTAGCGAAAGATTTAAAGCTTTCAAATGCTGTTCTTATCGTGGATCAAGGTAATGTTTATTCTTTAGGTCTTGCTAAGGCTTTTGAAAAGAGTTTTGCGGCAAATGGTGGTAAAGTGCTTAAAAAATTGATGATAAATTCTGGCGATAAGGACTTTAGAGCGGTTATTTCTCAAGTTAAGGCTTTAAATGCGGATTTTGTCTATATGCCAATCTATCATCCAGAAGCTGCCCTTATAGCAAGACAAGCTAGACAAATGGGCTTTGATAAGCTTTTAGCAGCAGGAGATGGGGTAAATAATCAAGCCTTTATCGAGCTTGGCGGTAATGCTGTAGAGGGTGTGATTTTCACAGATAGTTTTGATTCTAATAATCCTAGCACAAAATTGGGTAAAGACTTCATTGTTAGTTACGAAAAGGCTAAGGGCGTAAAGGAGCTTCCAGCTTTTTCTGCTATGGGTGCAGACGCATATTATGTAATGCTTAATGCAATGAATGCTTGCGTTAATAATCTAAATGCTGAATGTGTCAATGATAAAATTCATCAAACGACTAATTTTGAGGGCGTTGGAGGATTAATTACCATAGATGCTAGTGGCAATACTACGCGTTCTGTGGTAATAAAAGAAATTAAAAACCAAAAACAAGTTTATAAAACAGTAATTAATCCATAG
- a CDS encoding ABC transporter substrate-binding protein translates to MKKSLVLITCLVAALSAKEIRIGVVLPLTGATAAYGQSALEGIRLANSLQTTLQNGDKVNLVVVDTKGDKLESSSATNRLVSQDKVFGLIGEMTTANTLQVMRVAEDNKIPLIAPAATGDRLLDKKSYSSRVCFMDSFQGASLAKYAFENLNYKNAVLVLDQSTDYSLGLARAFEKEFSAKGGKILKSLRVNSGDKDFKAIIAQIKGLKPEFIFLPLYYSEASLFVRQARNAGLSTPMASADGVADQSFIELAGGASEGYIFTDSFDSHNPTTKLSKDFIANYEKIKGTKEVSNFTAMGADAYFVMFNALNACVDNLTPICVNEKIHQTTNFEGVSGIISIDETGNATRSVVLKEIKNQKQVFKDIINP, encoded by the coding sequence ATGAAGAAAAGTTTAGTTTTAATAACTTGCTTAGTAGCTGCTTTAAGTGCTAAGGAAATTCGAATAGGTGTTGTTTTGCCATTAACGGGCGCAACGGCAGCTTATGGGCAAAGTGCTTTAGAGGGGATTAGATTGGCTAATTCTTTACAAACAACCTTACAAAATGGCGATAAGGTTAATCTTGTTGTAGTTGATACTAAGGGCGATAAATTAGAATCTTCAAGTGCAACCAATCGTCTTGTTTCGCAAGATAAAGTTTTTGGTTTAATAGGCGAAATGACAACGGCAAATACCTTGCAAGTGATGCGTGTAGCCGAGGATAACAAAATTCCTCTCATTGCTCCAGCAGCCACAGGAGATAGACTTTTGGATAAAAAAAGTTATTCTTCTAGAGTATGTTTTATGGATAGTTTTCAAGGTGCTTCTTTGGCAAAATATGCTTTTGAAAATTTAAATTATAAAAATGCCGTGTTAGTTTTAGATCAAAGCACAGATTATTCTTTGGGTTTGGCTAGGGCTTTTGAAAAAGAATTTAGTGCTAAGGGCGGTAAGATTTTAAAAAGCTTGAGAGTTAATTCGGGCGATAAGGATTTTAAAGCTATCATTGCACAAATAAAAGGCTTAAAGCCAGAATTTATCTTTTTGCCACTTTATTATAGTGAAGCGTCTTTATTTGTGCGTCAAGCAAGAAATGCCGGTTTATCAACACCTATGGCTTCGGCTGATGGAGTGGCTGATCAAAGCTTTATAGAATTGGCAGGTGGTGCAAGTGAGGGTTATATCTTTACTGATAGTTTTGACTCTCATAATCCTACAACAAAGCTTAGCAAAGATTTCATTGCCAATTATGAAAAAATAAAAGGCACTAAAGAAGTGTCGAATTTCACGGCTATGGGTGCAGATGCTTATTTTGTGATGTTTAATGCCCTTAATGCTTGCGTGGATAATCTAACTCCAATTTGCGTTAATGAAAAAATTCATCAAACGACCAATTTTGAAGGAGTTTCTGGAATAATTAGTATTGATGAAACAGGAAATGCTACGCGTTCGGTTGTGCTTAAAGAGATTAAAAATCAAAAGCAAGTTTTTAAAGATATTATTAACCCTTAA
- a CDS encoding branched-chain amino acid ABC transporter permease, protein MDSTLFLQQLVNGFSLGSMYALIAVGYTMVYGVLRLINFAHGDIMMVSAYAALFCITSLNVPFLGALSLAMIFAMVVGIATDKIAYKPLRKAPRISLLITAIGISFFLQNLFNMLFTSTPKAFLPPAYFEELINMGGVSVIFGSLLVPLITFIIVVIVLLILYKSKYGIAIRALAFDVQTVNVMGIDANRIIAMVFALGSALAAVGGVFWASMYYSITPTMGTLIGLKAFAAAVLGGIGSVVGAVIGGLIIGLTEVIAVAFFPELSGFKDAFAFIFLVFILLFKPTGILGINFEKSRF, encoded by the coding sequence ATGGATTCAACTTTATTTTTACAGCAGCTTGTTAATGGCTTTAGTCTCGGCAGTATGTATGCGCTCATTGCTGTGGGTTATACTATGGTCTATGGAGTTTTAAGACTGATTAATTTTGCCCATGGAGACATTATGATGGTGAGTGCGTATGCTGCACTTTTTTGCATTACTAGTCTTAATGTGCCTTTTTTGGGCGCACTTTCTTTGGCTATGATTTTCGCTATGGTTGTGGGGATAGCTACGGATAAGATAGCTTATAAACCTTTGCGAAAAGCTCCTAGAATTTCTTTGCTTATTACAGCTATAGGCATTAGCTTTTTCTTGCAAAATCTTTTCAATATGCTTTTTACCTCCACTCCAAAGGCTTTTTTACCACCGGCTTATTTTGAAGAATTGATTAATATGGGTGGAGTAAGCGTTATTTTTGGTAGTTTGCTTGTGCCTTTGATTACTTTTATTATCGTTGTGATTGTGCTTTTGATTTTATATAAAAGCAAATATGGTATCGCAATTCGTGCTTTAGCTTTTGATGTGCAAACTGTGAATGTAATGGGAATTGACGCAAATCGTATCATTGCTATGGTTTTTGCATTAGGTTCTGCTTTGGCGGCTGTGGGAGGAGTGTTTTGGGCGAGTATGTATTATTCTATTACCCCGACTATGGGCACACTCATAGGACTTAAAGCCTTTGCTGCTGCGGTTTTAGGAGGTATAGGCTCTGTGGTGGGAGCTGTGATAGGAGGATTGATTATAGGATTAACAGAAGTTATTGCCGTGGCATTTTTCCCTGAGCTTTCTGGTTTTAAAGATGCTTTTGCTTTTATATTTTTAGTTTTTATTTTATTATTTAAGCCTACTGGAATTTTAGGCATTAATTTTGAAAAAAGTAGGTTTTGA
- a CDS encoding branched-chain amino acid ABC transporter permease → MMSRAKISHLTFLFLALAFIFISPRIFSDYGMSIVNQIAIFIILAVSYNLINGVTGQFSLEPNGFVAVGAYVAALVLLSTEAKEEQFFYDGINPFILALHSPSFIVALLAAGLCACLLSFILSFAVFRVRGDYLAIVTLGFGIIIKLLALSFPTFTNGSRGINEIPAYSNIYWTGGIAIIAVMLILNIVYSKYGRAMKAIRDDEDAASAMGINTFWIKTLAFGTSAFLEGVGGGLLACLLTTVSPEQFDFLLTFQLLIIIVLGGLGSTTGAILGSVLIIGGAEWLRFLDEFKIQMNLFGAEIQTGHGLRMVVFSLILILVMLFARRGIMGDKELVEIFKAFQKRFRGSEK, encoded by the coding sequence ATGATGAGTAGAGCAAAAATTTCACATTTGACATTTTTATTTTTAGCACTTGCTTTCATCTTTATTTCGCCTAGAATTTTTAGTGATTATGGTATGAGCATAGTTAATCAAATCGCCATTTTTATCATCTTAGCTGTAAGTTATAATTTAATTAATGGCGTTACGGGACAATTTTCTTTAGAGCCAAATGGCTTTGTGGCTGTGGGTGCTTATGTCGCAGCTTTGGTGCTTTTAAGCACGGAGGCGAAGGAGGAGCAATTTTTTTATGATGGGATCAATCCTTTCATTTTAGCCCTACACTCTCCAAGCTTTATTGTAGCTTTACTTGCGGCTGGTTTGTGTGCTTGTTTGCTTTCTTTTATCCTTTCTTTTGCGGTTTTTCGTGTGAGAGGAGATTATTTAGCTATTGTAACGCTAGGATTTGGCATTATTATCAAGCTTTTAGCCCTTAGTTTTCCTACTTTTACAAATGGCTCAAGAGGAATTAATGAAATTCCAGCTTATTCTAATATTTATTGGACAGGTGGCATAGCCATTATCGCTGTTATGTTAATTTTAAACATAGTCTATTCCAAATATGGACGCGCGATGAAAGCCATAAGGGATGATGAGGACGCGGCAAGTGCTATGGGGATTAATACCTTTTGGATTAAGACTCTTGCTTTTGGCACTTCAGCATTTTTAGAGGGCGTTGGAGGAGGGCTTTTGGCTTGTCTTTTAACGACAGTTTCGCCAGAGCAATTTGACTTTTTATTAACCTTTCAGCTTCTCATCATTATTGTTTTGGGAGGACTTGGTTCGACTACTGGGGCGATTTTAGGCTCTGTTTTGATTATAGGCGGAGCAGAATGGCTAAGATTTTTAGATGAATTTAAAATTCAAATGAATCTTTTTGGAGCAGAAATTCAAACCGGACATGGACTTAGAATGGTCGTTTTTTCTCTTATACTTATACTTGTTATGCTTTTTGCTAGAAGGGGCATTATGGGCGATAAAGAATTGGTAGAAATTTTCAAAGCCTTTCAAAAGCGTTTTAGAGGGAGTGAAAAATGA
- a CDS encoding ABC transporter ATP-binding protein, translating into MILELKKISKSFGGVKAINETSFSVSEGEIFALIGPNGAGKTTLFNIITGNYKPTSGEVLFKGQRIDTLKPHKIVHCGIARTFQNIRLFSSMNVLENVLIGFNNQMKYSILEAFLHLGRFSRVESEFKDRAYTLLKELELDNVAYHKATSLSYGQQRKVEIARAMATNPSLLLLDEPAAGMNGAESGALADLIFKLRKDYKMGILLIEHDMKFVNKLCDRVLVLDYGKTIFEGKLSDAINHKEVIAAYLGDFDADC; encoded by the coding sequence ATGATTTTGGAATTAAAAAAAATTTCTAAAAGTTTTGGCGGAGTAAAGGCGATTAATGAAACCTCTTTTAGTGTGAGTGAGGGTGAAATTTTCGCTCTCATTGGTCCAAATGGTGCGGGTAAGACGACGCTTTTTAATATTATTACAGGAAATTATAAGCCAACAAGCGGAGAGGTTTTATTTAAAGGGCAAAGAATCGATACGCTTAAGCCTCATAAAATTGTGCATTGTGGTATAGCTAGAACTTTTCAAAACATTAGACTTTTTTCTAGTATGAATGTGCTTGAAAATGTATTGATAGGTTTTAATAATCAAATGAAATATAGCATTTTAGAAGCCTTTTTACATTTAGGGCGTTTTTCTAGAGTGGAGAGCGAATTTAAAGATAGAGCCTATACGCTTTTAAAAGAGCTTGAGCTTGACAATGTGGCTTATCATAAGGCGACAAGTTTGAGTTATGGACAGCAAAGAAAGGTCGAGATTGCAAGAGCTATGGCGACAAATCCTAGCCTTCTTTTGCTCGATGAGCCAGCTGCTGGAATGAATGGTGCAGAAAGTGGGGCTTTAGCAGATCTTATTTTCAAATTAAGAAAAGATTATAAAATGGGTATTTTGCTGATAGAGCACGATATGAAATTTGTCAATAAGCTTTGTGATAGGGTTTTGGTTTTAGATTATGGAAAAACGATATTTGAAGGTAAATTAAGCGATGCGATTAATCATAAAGAGGTTATAGCGGCTTATTTGGGGGATTTTGATGCTGATTGTTAA
- a CDS encoding ABC transporter ATP-binding protein produces the protein MLIVKNLHVYYGLIEALKGISFEVKTGQIVSLIGSNGAGKTSTLNALLNSVKRTGEINFLGYETKRHLTHTLVQKGIALVPEGRRVFINLTVEENLKIGAYNNSENYEHLREQMYKLFPRLVSKKHTLAGNLSGGEAQMLAISRALMSEPKLLMLDEPSLGLAPKIVGEVFDIIVRLKEEGITILLVEQNAFSALKISDYAYVLENGHIVMQDEAQNLIHNDDIKKKYLGL, from the coding sequence ATGCTGATTGTTAAAAATTTACATGTTTATTATGGTTTGATTGAGGCTTTAAAGGGGATTAGTTTTGAAGTTAAGACAGGGCAAATTGTCTCACTCATAGGTTCAAATGGAGCGGGTAAAACTTCGACTCTAAATGCCTTATTAAATTCTGTCAAAAGAACAGGAGAAATTAATTTTTTAGGTTATGAAACAAAGAGACATTTAACGCATACTTTAGTGCAAAAAGGCATAGCTTTAGTTCCTGAGGGGCGTAGAGTTTTTATCAATTTAACCGTTGAAGAAAATCTAAAAATAGGTGCTTATAATAATAGTGAAAATTACGAGCATTTAAGAGAGCAAATGTATAAACTCTTCCCACGCCTTGTAAGTAAAAAGCACACTTTGGCTGGGAATTTAAGCGGAGGCGAGGCACAGATGTTAGCCATTTCTAGAGCTTTAATGAGTGAGCCTAAGCTTTTAATGCTTGATGAGCCATCTTTGGGGCTTGCACCAAAGATTGTGGGCGAGGTTTTTGATATTATTGTGCGTTTAAAGGAGGAGGGCATTACCATACTTTTGGTCGAGCAAAATGCCTTTTCAGCTCTTAAGATAAGCGACTATGCTTATGTTTTAGAAAATGGACATATAGTAATGCAAGATGAGGCACAAAATTTGATTCATAATGATGATATTAAAAAGAAATATTTGGGATTATAA